CAAGGTCTTGACACTTTTGGCATGGTGTGGCATTATATTAGCTGGGCTTATAAACAGTGAAAAATCAGTCTGTGTGAAGCTGACACACCTGCTCCTAGAGTTATCCCTCTGATTTCTGAATGAACTGGGATTACTGCCTTATTCCTCTGCTCTAACCCGTTTTTCCATTTTATTCTTCAGCCTCACCGGAAGAAGAAGCCCTTCATTCAGAAGAAGTCGGCGGTGACCTTTCACTTGGTGCACAGAAGCCAGAAGGACCCACTGGTCGCAGACGAGACTGCCCCACAGAGAGTTCTACTGCCGGCAGAGGTGGTTTACTTTGACATATAGTTACAAGTTGTGTGTGAATATGGTAGGGCTCAGCACTATATGGGAGCAGCTTCCATGTGAATTGAATTTACATTCGCCCTTTGTTCTTTGGATCCAGATAGATTTGTAGGAGATAACtgagcccctcaagtctgctccatcattgagaTAGATCATTGTTGATCTGTGCTTCAACTCCCTTCAGCCATCTTTGTTTCAGAGTGATCATGGGATATGGTTTGTTCACCTGACAAGGCTTGCTTTAACGTTGCCTGTAAGAAACaatgtctgacagtgcagcactccctctgtactgtacTGAACTGTTAGTCTGCACTATGGGCTCAGACGTCTGGAGTCCTGACTCAAAGTgttatccactgagccactgttggaCCTGAGGAGGGGCGCACAGTTCTTATGCCACTTTCCTTGTGTTTGATCAGCTCAAGTCAATATAAAATCTGCAGCTGGTATAAAAGTTTTAACTCCTTTCTTGCAGAGAACTGATTTACAAAAGCGGAAAGAGGAGGAAAGGAAATATGGCATCTTCTTTGATGATACTTACAACTATCTGCAGCATTTGAAAGAGGCATCTCCAGTTGCTGAGCTTGTGGTCTCCAGTGTACCCCGGAAGGAGAGCCAAGACACCGTAACCACGGGCGATGGAGACCTGCGGGAGGAAGTGCAACAGATTCCTGTAAGGGTCATGTGGGCACAATTATGGGCAATATTGGCCAAGTCTGTGATTTGGAGTTGATGTGAAACAGAAGCAGAAAATATGCATAGGCAATAGGTTTGGAGGGTGCGGCAAAGAGATGTAAATGCTCTTAATCACCCCCGTCCTCTTCTGTGAATACATCTGTGCTTGGTGAAGATTAAATTGATGGGTGTCAGATGTATTGCAGTCATTCTCAGGATCTGGTTGGTACTGATGAGGCTTGCATGTATTACCTGTGAGGTGTTGCCCTGATAAGATGATGTTGGGTTATCTTCAACCAGTACTGCACTACTACTATCACCACAAAAATGGATGTTTCTAGACCCTGTTGTTGGAGAGGAGACTGGAAACCTGTGATGTTTTTGATTTCAGGTTCACTCCATTAACCTGCCATCGTCAGTTTTTGCTTCAGAGTTTGAAGAGAAAACTGGATTGCTGAACAAAGCAGCTCCTGTTCGAGGTAAGACTGGGTTCCCTCTTTGCACAgattccctcagtaatctgctGTCCCCGTCTGGGCTTTGTGCTTTAGTCCCTAGAGTAGGACCTAAACCTATGATTTCCTGCCTCAggaatgttaaccactgagctaagTTCCCTGTCATGAGCAGGCAGGCAATGGATAAAGAGGACAATAATTTCAGTATTCCTTTCTTTGAAGAAATCCTATTGTACAAGTTGCATGTGTTGTACAGTGAATCACAATGTTTCATAACATCACGACATGTATCAGATTTCTGTGCTGACTTCTCCTGAACACAAAGTAGAGGAAGCAAGTTTGATGTCAACACTTGTTTGGAACATTAAGGGTTTGTTTGCATTTGCCCTCAGGACCTCGCCCAGACCTCGATCCAGATATTGTTGCTGCTCTCGATGATGATTTTGATTTTGATGATCCAGACAACATTCTGGAGGATGACTTTGTGGTGAAGGCTGCTGGAAGAGAGTGTGCGGAGAATGCTGAAGTGTATGTGATTTAAACCTGGGGAAAGGGGAGACTTAGCATGCTGtggagggtcagagaggaggggttAGGAACTAGAAGGTGTCGGTGAACTTGTGGACAGGTGGGCACGACACTAATCCTCCCTCATGGTGGTGAAATTGGCTGGAAGAGGCGCAAACCTGGATCAAATTCCAAGCCCATTAAGTTGGCAAAATCTAACACTTTCTTCTCTGAATGCCTTGGTCAATCGAAATCAATATGGGAGATCACCCAGGGCCTAAATAACATTCACAGCTAAGAGATGATGGCCACCCCAGTCAGAGAAAGGACCTGCTCTCGCTCGACAGAATTTAATGAATAGTTACTAACTGCACAAGATATAAGATTGCTCCAGTTTTCAGTCCTAACATCAAATTTTACCTTGCACTTCAAATTGTTATCCTTTATAAATGCAAAAGCATATGTAACCCTTCCACAAGGTTTCATTGCTTTGTTGTAATGTAACTATTTGCACAGCTACCTGTAGGTTTTGTTTCCCATCACTCTATATGCACCCTGATTGTGTTTTCCTTGCTTCTTTCCCAGCCCCTCGATCTTCGTTCTGACACAATGCTATCCCTCTCCGTGTCACTGCACAATCTCGGCAGTAATCACAGAACATAAGAAATAAGTCTGGGTGGAGATTCAGCCTTTCAAGGTTGCCCTGCCATtctgtaagatcatggctgatttgcccCAGGCGCCAGTTGTGCTGACACCTGTGAAATGGCTGAAAGGTCTCCGTCAATTTCTTTCAGAAACGCTGCAACATCTGAACCTAACCTCTCCGTGCTAGGACAGAACCTCCCTTGCTGCAGCAGCTAAAGCGAGAGCCCCATTTATCTGTACTTCCCCACCATCACCATTATCACCACCACACTGATGTTAACATTGACACTAAAAGGCCCTGTGATACTGCTTTTGAATGAAAGGGATTTCCCATGCAGCATTCCTCTTTCCAACCTGAGCTTTACTGGTAACTTATCTGATTCACTCTCCGAGGAATCTTGCTGTACACAAATTGactgcttttgcccgaaatgttgattttactgctcctcggatgctgcctgaactgctgtgctcttccactaatccagagtctggtttccagcatctgaagtcattgtttttacctacctgattGCTGTCTTTGTCTACTTGCTGCTTCTGGAGTTATGATGGTGCTCCTGATGTTTCCTCTTTGTCTATTATATGCTTCTAATTGGAACTTTTGCCTGAGATGCCCAAATGAATGATTTGTTGGTGTGCCCTTCAGGGATTCTGATGATGAGGAATGGGAGGATACAGAGGATGAAGACTTTGACTCGGCCGGTGCTCTCTCTGATGATGATAACGATGGTTCAAAGATTGTTCGCTTTGAAGGCGGGATGAGGGAATTCTCCTTCATGGACGAGGAAACCAGGAGTCGCTTCACTGCCTACTCCATGACATCATCTGTGATGAGACGAAATGAGCAGCTCACCCTATTGGACGATCGGTTTGAGAAGGTCAGTTTACTTTCCGAGGTACCAGAGCAATACACAGGGCAAAATCCATGCTGTCCATCATGGGTAGCACACTCCTCTGAGTCACAGGGTCAAGTCCCATTTGACAGGCTAGTTCAGCGCCAGGGAATGCTGCATTTTCAGGGCTGCCATTAAACTGAGACCAGGGCTGTGTGTTCTTGTGGATGTAAGAAATACCAAGGCCACTGTTGTAAGAAGAGCAGGGGAGTTTGTCCTGCTCACTGCTTATCCCTCTCTCAGCATCACGAGAGAAATGGGTTGCCTCAATGTTATCATCGTATTGTTTGTGAGATTTGCAGTCGACAAGTTGGCTGCTGCGTTTTTTTACATTGTAACAGTGCCTACCTTTCAGACTTTCTTCATTATTTATGACAAGTGCTTTTCTAaaatttcctttctctcttttctcccactctctgttggGTTTCTCTCCAGTGTAGTAAGCAGTGGGAAAGGTGGTGCTACTCTGGGTTGGAGTTGATAATTCTGAAATGCTGCACCTCTCCAAAGGTGTTGAAAGTAGATGGATCCCTTCAGGTATTGCTCTGTTTGCAGTaaccctgtgtttttttttgtctgcttCAGTTGTACGCAGAGTACGATGATGAGGAGATTGGAGCTCTGGATCACCACGAACTTGAGGGATCGATTCAGGTGGACAGTGCACGACTAGATGAAGTTATCAGTGATTACCACACTCAGAAAGCAAAAGAGTAGGTGGTTTTTAATGAGTAAATCACAGAATGGTTCTGCATGTGTAGCCTTTTGGCCAATGAAACCTTTTTTAAACAGCATATCTATAACTTGTCCTTCTCTAAAGTTTACCTATAGTTCTACAACCTGTTTTTGGTGTGTTTTTGCAATATCCAGTCGAAAACTTttgttgaatctgcttccactgccttttcAGGCAGCTGTTTGATTCTAAGCATTCAAATTGGAAAACAGTCTTCTCCACCTAATCCCCTGTAACTCCCTCTCAAACCTTGGTTATTTTTCTAAATATCTTAAATCTGTGACTGTTGGTTACTCTCCCTCCTGATAGATTTGACTGCTGCTGCTCAATCCCAGGTGAACCTCTCTCTTTGAAGGAGGCAATCCCAACCTCTTCACAATCATAGAAATCACTCATCCCCAATCTCGGAAAATGTGAATCTTCAATAAACTTAACCGTACCCTTGTGTTCAATGGGATAAGTCCCACAGAGATACTCAGTTTTATTAGCTCGAGGTGGGAGTGTGGGGGCTGTGTCACTTTAATTGTTTTTTAACAAACTTTTCAACTTCTTTCAATCCCACCTGCAGCTGTCAAATGCCCGATGAGCTGGGACCAAGGGGAGATGTTCTATTAAAAGGAGATGAGGAAGAGGAAAACGAGGAGATTGAAGTTCTCGTCATTGAGGAACCAACCGAGCAATGGGACTGTGAATCCATCCTGAGTAAGTACTGACTGTTAGATGGCTCTGTGCACCATCAAAATCTTCTACTGTTTCTTTTGTAGTTTAGGCGTGACACACCTGCCTCTTGTCAGAAGGTTATGGGTCAAATCTTGCTCCTGAAAATTGAGCGCAACATCCAGACTGATGCTCCCAgagcaatactgagggagtgctgcacctttGGAAGTGCGATTTTTCTGATGAGACATTAAGAGGGGTCTACTCTCCCAGGCAGATGTAAAACGTACCAAGGACACTATGTGGAGGGAGATGAGAAGGTTCTTGCTGACATCCTAGCTAACATTTACTCTTCAATCAATGTCATTATGATGAAGCTGATCATTTGTGCAGTTTGAGAGCGTGCTCAAGTTCCGCATCCATCCCAGTACCGGAGGCGGAGCTGGTGGAATTGTAATGATACATTTCAAATCCTCAGTTTGAATCTTTTGTTTTT
This is a stretch of genomic DNA from Chiloscyllium punctatum isolate Juve2018m chromosome 11, sChiPun1.3, whole genome shotgun sequence. It encodes these proteins:
- the ltv1 gene encoding protein LTV1 homolog, translated to MPHRKKKPFIQKKSAVTFHLVHRSQKDPLVADETAPQRVLLPAERTDLQKRKEEERKYGIFFDDTYNYLQHLKEASPVAELVVSSVPRKESQDTVTTGDGDLREEVQQIPVHSINLPSSVFASEFEEKTGLLNKAAPVRGPRPDLDPDIVAALDDDFDFDDPDNILEDDFVVKAAGRECAENAEVDSDDEEWEDTEDEDFDSAGALSDDDNDGSKIVRFEGGMREFSFMDEETRSRFTAYSMTSSVMRRNEQLTLLDDRFEKLYAEYDDEEIGALDHHELEGSIQVDSARLDEVISDYHTQKAKDCQMPDELGPRGDVLLKGDEEEENEEIEVLVIEEPTEQWDCESILSTYSNLYNHPKLITDPPKLNPVKVSRKTGIPLDVLQKRSLTTKQLERMGMINGSDIPRASTQTRPPNESKEDKKVRKQKIKEERKERRLEKKANRNAFKIEKVRQEQVILNLRQNLQGIRLEL